CAACTAGCATTGGAAGGAGCGTGTCTCGCTACTTTATGCGCCGCTCTGTTCGCTAGTTGAGGAATAAAAGACACAGTAAACATTTTGTCCTTCAATAGTTCTTTGCAATCTTCTAAGATATCACTGAATACGGATAGGTCCCTTTCTTCTCTCTGGATACCATCAACAACTACCTTCGCATCCAACTCAAACTGAACCCACTCGAGTTCCATTTCAATTGCCCACAGCAGTCATGCCCGTAAGGCTAAAGCTTCTACAATTTTTGCCTCGTGGATTCCTTTGATAATTCCATTTGCTCCAGCCATAAATTCACCTGTATCTGATCGAAGAACTGCTCCCCATCCACAACAATCCATTTCTTTAAATACAGCTCCGTCCAGATTACACTTTAAGCTTCCCTCTGCCGGCCTTCGCCGATTAATTCCGTGAACAGCCACCCGTTCCCGATTGTTTATACTTTCCTCATCCAAACTTAAATCTCTTTGCGCTAACCAACTAACTCGCCTCCCCCTACCTGCATTTCCTGAACTTGCTGCATTTTCAAATAATAAATCCCCACCTGCACCTCTACCTCCACTCACGCCAATCCCCCTTCCTACACTCCCCACACCTGCACTTTCTACATTGTTTGCACTTTCATTTATTAATTCCTCACCTACTCTCCTTCCTCCATTTTCGTCCATCCCCACCACCCCAATCCCCATCCCTACATTCCCCTCACCTGCTTCCTCATTTCTACCATCCCGCCCCTGCTCTTCCACCCCTCCATTCCCATTTTCTacttcccttctctcttctcCCCTGTCGTTCCTTCCCTCCCTTATCACTAGTCCCCTTCTTTCCCTTACCGGTTCCGCAGCCCGTACccccctcctcctcctcccttCTAAAACCATTTGTTCCCTGCTCCTGTTTTGGACAGCAACTACTGCTAGCCACTGCTGTATCTGCTGTTCCTCCTCCATTTTTCTTACCATTGCTTCCCTCCAGTCCTCCACGAGCCTTCTAACTCCCTGTACTTGAATATTGGCAGGCTTCACTTCTGTTTGCCATAAAACTGCATTTCTGTGCTGCCAAATCGAGTAAAGTACACAGACAGCCTTCTGCAGAAATtgatcatcctcttccacacACTTCACATTCAACCAATCCACGACGTCATCATAGTCTCCCTCCGGTGGACTTAAACCCACCTCTTGCCAACAACTTCTCGCATATGTACACATGCAGAATAGGTGCCACCCATACTCCAGATCCGTTACACAAATTAAACAATTACTCGGTATTGGCATGTGATGGGCCCTTAGCGTTGATCTCACTGGTAAGCATTTGGAGCATAACTTCCACACAAACAATTTAATCTTAGGTGGGATTTCAAGCTCCCACAATTTACTCCATTCCAATACTACTTCCCCTCCCCATTTTTGTTTTTCCAAGGCTCTATAGCCAGATTTAACTGAAAAGTGACCATTTTTGGTGAATTGCCAGGCTAGCCTATCCGGTCTATTTCTGATTGGGATAATAATTTTACTAATCTCCTCCACCTCCCTCATAGAAAAGTACTTTGTTAATTTCCTTTCATCCCAAGCTCTCTCTCCAtccacaaataactcttttactCTCATATCTCTTCTCTCCCCTGGCTCCCTGGATTCTATCATGAAATTCCCCTCACTTCCCACCCAGGGATCCTTCCAAATTCTAATTCTCTCCCCATCTCATACTTCCCATTTCAGTCCCAGGGACAGAACCTCAATCGACTTCTATATCCCTCTCCATATGAAACTAGGATTTCTACCCAATTTAGATTGCATGAAGTTGTCAGTCGGGAAATATTTAGCCTTGAACATTCTACTGACTAGGTATCTGGATTTGATATGATTTTCCACCCCTGTTTTCCTAAAAGCGCCAAATTAAACATATGTAGATCTCTATATCCCAATCCTCCCCTCTCCTTTTTTTTGCACAATCCCTCCCACCCAAACCAGTGAATATTATCCCTACCGTCTTCCTTTTTACCCCACCAAAACGAGTTCAATACTCTCTGTAGCTCCTCACAAATAGATTTGGGAATTAAAAAAGTGCTCATACAGAAAGTAGGCAGTGCCTGGGCTACGGTTTTTATCAAGACATCCTTCCCGGCACTGGATAAGAATTTAAAGCTCCACCCATTTACTCGCTTTCTCAACCTATCAATAAGGAAGGTAAACAGACTCCTTTTTGACCTCCCTATAAGTGATGGTAAACCTAGATATCTACCCGTATTCAACGGCGACCACACACCCAACAGATTACATATCCcatctttctcattttctttcacATTAGAGCTAAAGTAGATACTTGATTTGTTGACATTTATTGCCTGGCCTGAATCTTTTTCATAGTCTGTCAGGATCTTCTAGATCACTTCAGCCTCTCCAATCGTTGCTCCAAAGAACAAGAAactatcatctgcaaagaaaagATGAGATACAACTGGAGCCCCTCTGCACACCCTGCAACCCCTAATTAAATCTTCCCTCTCTGTCTTATAAATAAGTTGAGATAGGACTTCTGCACACAGTATAAATAAGTAAAGGGAGAGAGGATCCCCTTGTCTAAGGCCTCTCCCAGGAATCACTGGACCGACCAATTCCCTATTCACTGAGATTGAATATGATACTGTCGTTACACACAACATTACCCACTGAATCCATTTCACACCAAAACCCATCCTCCTCATAACTTCCTCCAAAAATTTCCAATTTACTCTgtcataggccttgctaataTCAATCTTCAGGGCCACTTCCCCTTTTGCTCCCCTATTGTTTCTTTTCATGTAGTGTATGGCTTCAAATGCTACCTGTACACTGTCAATAATTGATCTTccagggacaaaagcagattgtGTTTCGCTAATTAATTTTGGCAGGAAGCTTTTTAACCGATTGGTGAGGACCTTTGATATAATCTTATAGATCACATTACAAAGTGCTATAGGTCTGAAATCTGCCATCGTGTTTGGATTCTCCACTTTCGGTATCAGGACAATGATTATATCATCCAGGCTCACTGGGAACTCACTTCTCTCCAACCATCCTATACAGGCCTCAAAGATCTCTTTCCCTATAACCGGCCAGAAGAACTGATAGAAACCCGGATTAAAACCGCCAGGTCCCGGTGATTTATCCGGATGCATCTGAAACAGAGCCGCCTTGAATTCTTCGATTGTAACTGGCTTTTCTAACTGTTCATTATCCCGATTGGTGAGGGCTGCTGTTAACACATTTATAGTATCCATGTTCCCTTCCCCTTCTTCTGCATAAGCTTGCTGAAAATAATCTCGTACATGCCCCTTAATTTCTTCCTTCTCTTCCATTATAGTTCCATCCACTCTAACCAGAGACAAAATCTGATTCTGTTTTTTCCTTGCTCTTACACACAGATGAAAAAACTTTGTGTTTAGATCTCCTCCTGCCAGCCAGTATTGTTTTGCGCGTTGTCTCCAGAAGGTGTCCTCCTGTTCTAAGGCACCATTAAGCTGCTGCTGCAACTCTCTCATTCGGCTTACCGACTCCTCATCTCTATTATCTCTGTAGCGGAGAAGCTGTCTCTTTAAATATGCTATCTTTCTTGTAAATCGAGTTCTACAGCCTCTCCCAAATTCCTCCGTCTCCTTGGCGCAGATTGCTAGCCTTTCCTGTACATTTTGATTTGCATTTAATCTCCATTGATTGCACACAAAAGCTGCAAAATCCTCTTCCTGTAGCCACATCTGCTCAAACTTGAATCTTTTTTTTCTGCTCCCTCTTCTTTAAGTCCGTCATTGACAACACGAGTGGGTAATGATCAGAATATGACGTAATCGTCTTACGCAGTTGGTGTCTCGGGTACTGATTGAGCCATCCTGTGCTACTGAACATTCTATCCAGCTTCTCTCTCACCCATCTGTCTGAACCCCTACTTCTCTCCCATGTATAAGGACTACCACCTTGCCGGATCTCAACAAGCCCACACTCCTGCAATATAGAATTGAATCTTCGCATTAAAATTTCAGGGTAATTCGCTCCCCCCTGCTTCTCCCTTTGATCCCTGATACAATTAAAATCACCCATTATCAGCCATGGGAGTACTGAATCATGGGCAATATTCCTCAAAAGCTCCCAAGATAGAGCTTGTGCCTATCTATCAGCATATCCGTAAAAGCCTACGCATCTCCATTCCCCTTCCTCTACTGTACTTATTTTCGCATCAATATGTCGATCAGAATACCTTAATATGTTCAAATTAACTATCGACTTCCACAGCATTGCTAGTCCCCCACTATGTCCTCTACTCTCCACTACAAAACATCCCtcaaacttcaatttcttactAAGCATTACCATTCGACTTTGATCCACCAAAGTCTCAATCAGGAACAGAATATCAGGCTGACACTCCTTCACCATGTCACCTAACGCACGAACTGCATGAGCGTTCCCTAATCCTCGGCAGTTCCAGCTACAGCAAATCATTCTCCCCGGCGGACCTGGCTCCCAGGTCTCGCCGCTTCATTTTCGCTTAAGTAATCCTCATCCAATGTGGAAAGGGATtccttatttataatttcaCCCACTTTGTAAGATCCTTCAGTACCTTTGCCTCCGCCCTCCTCTTCACCCCTGCGCCTTTTTCTATCCTCTAGGATTCTTAGTGCCTCTTTCTTTGCACTTTCCATGTTCATATCCACGTTCCCACTTTCCTTTTGAATATTCTGCACATTCTGATTCTCCTCTTGTAATATGCCCCCTTTCTCTGACCCCCTCCTGACCCCCCTGCCATATGTTGAGATGTTTGCTTTTGTCTATAGCATTGGTTTGCTATATTGAACCTCACTCCCCTCAACCCATTCGGATCAACGTTTTGATCTCCTGACTCTCTCAACCACCTAGAGCCACTTTGATCCCCGCCTCTTCTAATCCCAGTTTTCAACCATTGGCCCCATTCTCTGTTTAATTCATTGCTATTCTCTTCAAACTGTCTCTCACAGTAGCGTTCCGAGTGCCCCAGTAGACCACACAGATAGCAAAATATTCCCATCCTTTCGTATTTGAAATGAATGAAAGTTGATTCCGTTTCTGACTTACAGATCTTTTTGAACCGCTTAAGTGGTTTTCTGACATCAATCTGTACTCTGATTCTCATATACGCGTTCAGCATCCCTTTTCCGTTCTTCTCAtcatattctaaaaattcaCCCAAGAACTCACCTATCTGTCTCCCTGCAACCTCATTGCGAGCTCCTAGCGGCAACTTATGGACCTGCACCCATATTGCCATCATGAATAATGACACTGATTCTGGCTTTACCTGCTCCGGCCAATCATTCATAACCAGTACATAGTTATCAAACGACCATGGCCCTCCAGCTAGAATTCTTTTCTTATCTACTTCATGATAAAATTCAATTTCGTACAAATTCGGCATCAATTCGTTTATTGTAACCCCTCGGCCTGGTCTCCATAATCCTgccaatttcaatttcattgCCTGGAAATTAACAGGTCGGTCAGCAAATAAAAGTACCCAATAATATGTGGGGTTTTTTTCACTTTGTTTTATTAATCTATTGtttgaattaatttttataaaaaattatctcATTAGActtggttggaaaatatttttcttaaagTGACTATTTCTTAATCAGAATtaaaaaactatatttttttatatgacgCGGCGCCTAGTAAGCAGGAACCCCAAAAGGATTCCTGTCAACTAGTGGGGCAATGGCTTGCCccaaacaaatataaaaaaaaattaatttattattttataaaaataaaaataaaatttataaaacaaatataaaaagaaattaatttattattttataaaaataaaataaaataatatataaattaggaaaaagtataaaaataaactttatggTTATACCTATTTTCGATCGGCACCCTTGaagtttaaaattttataaaatagtaCCTTTAagttcattctgttagcaaacacatgccaAAATGACAAACAATGTTacaaaaaagtcaaaagttaaaggaaaaaaagttaattttatccttatatttatttattttataaattaaccccctttattatctaattatcacaaacaaaccctaaaataaaaaataaaaatcaattacacaaTCTTCTCCAGCTCTctttgatttcttttctttttcttctttctccctcTTATCTCTCATCtttgttaatttttctctctttaaaatcaattgattttagagagagaaagtgaaaccATGAAGCAGCAGTAGAGCAAAACATAGAAGGACAGCTGCTTATAGGGTCGTTGTTGATAAAAATGAAACCTTCAACATAATCAATTGATTTTAAGAAGAAACAATCAGAATTCACAACAAGGCTTAATCCAGCTTAAAATTAATAAGAAATTAAGAAGAAAACGCATGAAGATTAAGCTTAATCTTCCTGAAATTCAGAGAATCACAGTCAAATCCACATCCACGAGTAGGACTCTCGATGAAATTAGAAACACCAAAATTAGCAGAAGCGATCCCTACCGAGAACTCAAGCTCATCGTCATCGCGGATCACTTCAACAATGTTGAGGCACAGAAATAAAATCTTAACCTAAATACCGCTCAAGCTAGAGAGCTTGTCCTTGGCTATAATGTAAGTAATTGTAGacttatacttaagctcgtaagAATCAACGGTGCTTCTATGTTTTGCTCTGCTggtttcactttctctctctaattagagagagaaacatcaacaaagaggagagagaagagagagaacgaagaaaaaaataagaaattaaagagagttggagaagatggtgtaattggattttattttggAATTTGTTTGTGATACATAGATtataagggggttaatttataaaataaataaatataaggataaaattaactattttccctttgattttttatttttttttaacaccgttagtcaatttggcatgtgtttgctaacggaatgaacctcaagataccattttgtaaatttttaaaccacaagggtgccggttgaaaacaggtgtaaccacaaggtttatttttatatttttttctataaatTATACTTATGTTAttgaatttgtataattttcaatcaagatcaattttaaccacgCACTACAGAAAATTTGAAAGGGCTTGTTTAACTGTTATTTAGCTACATCAAATCTTCTAAACCAGATTGTTGataaattgaaacagtttcatacattttttttttgaagaaaaataagTTTCATTAAACAGAATCAACATACAAGGAATGTTAAATAAAATATAGAGGGACAATACCCTACTCCACAAGTTCTGACAAGGAATGAGAAGGCCTAGCTAAAGCATGAGTCACCTCATTCGCAGAACGACTTATAAATCTGACAGAAATGTCATTGATACTAGAAATAAGACTTTTATAATCGTCTATAATTGAACCATAAGAAGAACGAAAAGTATGCTTGATGAATATGCTCCACCACTGAGAGCGCATCCACCTCCACACCATCCAAACCCTTGAGTTTGATCCACCTAAGAGCCCCTCGAATACCAATAGCTTCCCCTTCACTAATCGAAAAGTTTCCACCATTACgagaacaaaaaataataaatggtTTGTAATTTTGGACAAGATCCATTAAAACGCCAACTGCTCGTAGGTTGCCCAGTCCATGATAGTTCCAGGCTAATAGACTCATGATGATGGGTGGGCCTATCCAGCAAACCCATTTGAAACCTGTTTTTTAGATCCAGAATTAGACTATTATTTGAAACTGTCTCCTCCCCTCATTTAAAACATCTTCTTTCCTTCTACATTTTACTTCCATAACCACAATATCTTTTTCAGACTCATGTTCTGACCTATGATTTATGCCTCCTTCATAATCAACTGTCATATTAATTATTCCATTACTGTCGCTATTAGTCCCACGATTAATGCCACTAAATATAAGAGTTTGTTACTGAACCATGAATTACTTTTCCTTCATAATTAACTACTTTATTAATTATTCAATTAATATTGCCATTAGTCTCACGATTAATGCACTAAATATGATTGTTTTATTCAACATTTCCCATAGTAACTGATCCATGATTTACTCCTCCTTAATCAACTGTCATATtaattattctactaatgtcGTCATTAGTCTCATCATTAATGCCACTAAATATGGAAGATTTCTTTTGGAGCTTACCACCACTCCCTGGTCACCACCGCTGATGTTTGACCGGATCTTAATAATCAGCCATTTTGCACCTTTGTTCGATTGCTTCCTTCCGGTCTGAATAAGCATATGAGAGTCATGGAGCTTTTCAACTTCTCCATTAATCGAATCATAAACTTTTGGATATGAGAAATCTGTATAGTCTAAAAAACCACacataaaacaattttttttattctctcgTAGCGAAATTCTGCCTAAAACTCATCTCTAGTTGGTTGTCTTATTCTCCTTATAAGCAGTTTTCGAATATCTATAAAGATACGAACTCTAATATACTCTCTCAAAATACCTTGAAAGTTATTGGAATCAGAGACGATACATGATTTCTAATAATCACAGCCaccatttcagacatgaatccATAGGGAATATTGTAAATATGAACTCAAACATCTATgtgaaaaaaatagaattttagcTGGTAGTTCATGTTGATTCATTTGATGTATAATTAGGATCTTATTGTCAAACATCCATGCACCACTATCATACACTCTTCTCACATGAATCTCATGAAAAAATTGAAAGAGGTATAAATTAGGGTTGATGGATCGTATGTATACTCCTTTTCCTGGTTTCCACAGGAAAACCAAAGTATCTCGCATTGGTTGAAAATCCACGGGTTTATCAGAGAGGAATCTATCAGCCGATACCATCTTAAATCCATCTGCTCAGAATTGAGATTTCCATCATCAATCAGAGTACCTCTATTTTCATGTTCCTCTAGACTCAAATTGGTATACATAGTCTCGATACTACTTGACGGCGCTATGAAGCAAAacaacacaaaacaaaacaaaacaaaacttgttatcaaaaataagagaaaacaAAACTTATTATCAGAAACAAGACAAAACAAAACTTGGTATTAGAAACAAGACAAAACCatgtataatctaaaattaaaacatagattcatatatatatatttttttgtaactatactaataacacagtaaaatattttagacagtttcagAAAAATAAACCTGCTacgtataaattaatcacaaattttttttgaaattgtctaaaatattttactgtattGTTGATGCAccaaatatttttttgttataatgcactaaatatttaaccttaacgtttcaagtgaagtgcagatttagctctaacgtatgaaattgtgcaaatttattaataacgttttcaaacaagatcaattttaactgtacgctaccgaaaatttgaaaaaacttgtTTGCCTGTTATTTAGCCACGCCAGACCTTCTAaaccagtttgtcgataaattgaatcagtttcatacattttcttgtaattatattaataacacagtaaaatattttagacagtttcaaaaaattaaacatgttacatataaattaattataattttttttttgaaattgtctaaaatattttactgtgttattaatgcattaaatatttaactttaatatttcaagcgaagtgcagatttaactctaacgtatgaaattgtgcaaatttaaccctcacgttttcaagcaagatcaattttaaccctaCGCTACCGAAATTTTGAAAAGatttgtttgactgttatttagccaCATCGAACAAACCAGTTTGTCGATAACTTGAAGCAGTTTCAtacttttttttgtaactatattaataatacagtaaaatattttagacagtttcaaaaaactaaacctgttacatataaattaattacaattttttttgaaaccgtctaaaatattttactatgtGATTAATgtactaaatattttttttttgttagtaatccattaaatatttaaccttaacgttttaAGTGAAGTTTAGATTTATCCCTAATCATATGAAATTATGCAAATTTAACCTTAAAGTTTccaaacaaaatcaaatttaaattttaatcaaaattctataaaacaaaaattcaaTCAACATCagtgtaatatatatttttatttttataaaataataaattaatttctttttatatttgttttataaatttaatttattatttttataaaataataaattaatttttttatatatatttatttgagaCAGTGGTGTGAGAGGGATTCCTGCCCACTAGCTCATTACAGCGCCATAAGTACCGTAAtgagtaaaaaaatattaaaaaatataatttttataaaaaattatcctATTAGATTAACAAGGATTAACCCTTTTTTATAGAGTTATGTCTCctatttttatcaaatcaaagaCGTCTTTGCTTTGGATGTTTAAGgaagtttttctttttaaaggaaagaaaaaagaaaaattggtataaattttttttggacTGCTATTTACCGCAATATTTTTTCCAACCACCGCACTTTTTTGAGAATTTTGTCCTcctcataatttaaactcaaaaactcaaaactctcaaattctctctagctttttggattttcaaaaaacccgacctaaaacgacatgccGCCAAAGGCATGAGCGGGTAAAGGCTTCATGAATGCTCCCGtaaggttttttttaaaaaaattactccgaaatcacgggttccgcctccgaatcGGAGGCGGAATCTGTAtgaatttagcctaaacggacggaacgtgccgtttccaccacgggtggaacGAACGGCATGCTCgttccacccgtggtggaaacggcacgcgccgttcgttccaccgtacggtggaacgaacggcgctctcgttccaccgtacggtggaacgaacgacgcgtgccgtttccaccacgggtggaacGGGCATGtcgttcgttccaccgtacggtggaacggtgcgcgctgcccgtttagaccaaatccatttaaaaaaaatcaaaaagagagaaaaaaaatgttttggtttttgataaaaaattatgacaagGGCATAAATATCAAAAGAGTGCGGTGGGTGGAAAAAACaattgcggtatatagcaatatccattttttttcttaaaatataCCAAACTTGTAAGTGAATTGTATTATACTCTTTGGTtgctttaaaaaataattttctctTAATAGAAAAACAATTAAGTTCTGTTTGTTTGCAGTGCATATATATGCCTTCAAATTTCCAcctcagaaaaaaaaaacatatgattTTCTTTTCATCTTCTGTACACGTATCTATCAGCCTATAATATTGAGCCACGTGTACAACATGACACCGCCCGACCCGCTCCAGTGTCCGACCTTCTCTCCATATCCCAATTACaaaaaaagaaacatatatatatatatgagctGCAAAAACTGAACATTTTtccgaaaaaaaataaaaataaatcaaattgcGAAAAACTTTTCTGCATTGTCCTTCTCTTCGCTCGCACgtctcttccttcttcctctctgtttttctgttttcaCAGAAAAATTTGTAGAGGAAGAATACTGTTTAGAAGGTTACCCTCTGGCAGGAGACAAATTCGCCCGAtcgcttttcctttctttccgAATACACTTTTTGCCCCCCTTTTTTGTTTCCCAAGACAAAGATAAAGTGCCAAGATTAAATTCTTCAGattcatttttatataattctCAGATCCTTTCTATAAATCCTGGTCAAATCCGGTTTTCCAAAATTCTCCATCGTTTCTTcagaaaattttcaaatccCCCAATCATGATTTTTCCAAGGCTGTTTCTCTGCTTTTGTATGTTTTCCCTCGCTCTTTGTAATGAACAATTCGATTCTCACCTTCTACCGAGGCCTTTGATTGTTGAGTATGGTGAAAACGTAATCCGAACTTCTAGGGTCAGAGAATGGGACGATGGAGTCCAATTGCACTGTGATAGTTGGAGGTTTGCTGTGGAGGCTAACAATTTGAATCCGTGGAAAATGATTCCGCGGGAATGTGCGGAATATGTTAGAGAATACATCATGGGGAGAGGTTATCAATTTGATCTTGAGAGAGTTTCTAATGAGGCTGGGGTATATGCGAAGAGTGTTGAGTTAGGGGAGGATGGCAAGGATGTTTGGGTGTTTGACATTGATGAAACTTTGCTCTCTAATCTTCCTTATTATGCTGGCCATGGCTATGGGTAAGCATTATTCTCTGATGTTTGATTATCTTTTTTTATTGTCTAGTTTGGATTCTGTGGCTGAATTTTGTAGGAAATTGAAAGATATTATGAATATTATAACTTGTGTTTGATGTGAATTTGGACCTGAATGAAGCGATCGCCATTTTCC
The DNA window shown above is from Euphorbia lathyris chromosome 1, ddEupLath1.1, whole genome shotgun sequence and carries:
- the LOC136226959 gene encoding acid phosphatase 1; this encodes MIFPRLFLCFCMFSLALCNEQFDSHLLPRPLIVEYGENVIRTSRVREWDDGVQLHCDSWRFAVEANNLNPWKMIPRECAEYVREYIMGRGYQFDLERVSNEAGVYAKSVELGEDGKDVWVFDIDETLLSNLPYYAGHGYGLEIFNSVEFDNWVEKGAAPAIDSSLKLYKEILSLGFKVILLTGRGEEQRGVTEENLVNAGFQNWDKLILRGSEDRGKRAVTYKSEKRSEMLTQGYRIHGNSGDQWSDLLGFSLSNRSFKLPNPMYYIP